The Ananas comosus cultivar F153 linkage group 7, ASM154086v1, whole genome shotgun sequence genome has a window encoding:
- the LOC109712728 gene encoding serine/threonine-protein phosphatase 2A 65 kDa regulatory subunit A beta isoform-like, whose amino-acid sequence MWWRKKETEQLPTHYDRLTECDGECEDVAERIPKGYVPMLVEDEARGEVERVLVHVKLLNEPFMVELLEWAAERFGYRQEGVLRVPCDAHNFRRMVIGIDLLSQSLLPAIVELAEDRHWRVRLAIIEYIPLLASQLGVGFFDDKLGALCMQWLEDKVFSIRDAAANNLKRLAEEFGPEWAMQHIVPQVLEKINNSHYLYRMTILHAISLLAPVMGADITCQKLLPVVIASSKDRVPNIKFNVAKVLQSLIPILDHTVVDNTIKPCLLELNEDPDVDVRFFAGQALQACDQVMMST is encoded by the exons atgtGGTGGAGGAAGAAGGAGACCGAGCAGCTACCGACGCACTACGACCGTCTCACGGAGTGTGACGGAGAGTGCGAGGATGTGGCGGAGCGGATACCGAAAGGGTACGTCCCGATGCTGGTCGAGGACGAGGCGCGCGGGGAGGTGGAGAGAGTTTTGGTGCATGTTAAACTCCTCAATGAGCCGTTCATGGTGGAGCTCCTCGAGTGGGCCGCGGAGCGGTTCGGGTACCGGCAAGAGGGAGTGCTCAGAGTGCCCTGCGACGCACACAATTTCCGGCGCATG GTAATCGGAATTGACTTGTTGTCGCAATCATTGCTTCCTGCAATTGTGGAGCTGGCAGAGGACAGACACTGGAGGGTTCGTCTGGCCATAATTGAGTACATTCCTCTTTTGGCTAGTCAGTTAGGCGTTGGATTTTTTGATGATAAACTGGGTGCTCTTTGCATGCAATGGTTGGAAGATAAG GTTTTCTCAATTAGAGATGCAGCTGCTAATAACTTGAAGCGACTTGCTGAAGAATTTGGACCAGAATGGGCAATGCAGCATATAGTTCCGCAG GTGCTGGAGAAGATCAACAATTCACATTATTTGTACCGTATGACCATTCTACATGCAATTTCCTTACTAGCCCCCGTCATGGGTGCGGATATCACGTGCCAAAAGTTACTTCCTGTTGTCATCGCTTCCTCCAAGGACAG GGTACCCAACATCAAATTCAATGTGGCAAAGGTTCTGCAGTCTCTCATACCCATACTTGATCATACT GTGGTGGACAACACGATTAAGCCGTGTCTCCTCGAGCTCAACGAGGACCCGGATGTGGATGTTAGATTCTTCGCTGGCCAAGCACTTCAAGCGTGCGATCAAGTCATGATGTCGACCTAG
- the LOC109712340 gene encoding uncharacterized protein LOC109712340 has translation MATEVSSVAQMLYREEEEEKGRDLITRDFLGGCALNLELSISSQVENTNGLMDLNMPPTTTAPFLSPSASCIPSVCTIEKVKSALERVERESQGKHHERSCDRSASPSPSPSPSSTSSITYSPIKRLGAAAAAAEAEAAERVDGCDWSGGGGGGLIAAACSNCLLYVLISKENPRCPRCDSHVPVPVPTPVLKTTTKKKARIDLNTTRNYF, from the exons ATGGCGACGGAAGTGAGTTCCGTGGCGCAAATGTTGTAcagggaggaagaggaagagaaagggaGGGATCTTATCACGCGCGACTTTCTCGGGGGGTGTGCTCTCAATCTCGAGTTATCAATCTCCTCGCAAGTGGAAAATACAAATGGTTTAATG GATCTTAACATGCCGCCGACAACGACGGCGCCCTTTCTGTCTCCCTCCGCCTCCTGCATCCCGAGCGTGTGCACGATCGAGAAGGTCAAATCCGCGCTCGAGAGGGTCGAGCGCGAATCTCAAGGCAAGCATCACGAGAGGTCATGCGACCGctccgcctcgccctcgccctcgccctcgccctcgtcgacgTCGTCGATCACGTACTCCCCGATCAAGCGGCTgggggctgctgctgctgcggcggagGCCGAGGCCGCGGAGAGAGTGGACGGCTGCGATTggtccggcggcggcggcggcggcctgaTCGCCGCCGCGTGCTCGAATTGTCTCCTTTACGTCCTCATATCGAAGGAGAACCCGCGGTGCCCCCGGTGTGACTCGCACGTGCCCGTGCCCGTGCCCACACCCGTGCTaaagacgacgacgaagaagaaggccCGGATTGATCTGAACACCACGCGAAATTACTTCTGA
- the LOC109712333 gene encoding actin-depolymerizing factor 11, with product MAFLRSCSNASSGMGVAGDCKETFLELQRKKTHRYVIFKIDEKQKAVVVEKTGGATESYDDFIASLPENDCRYAIYDFDFVTEENCQKSKIFFVAWSPSVSRIRAKMLYATSKDRFRRELDGIHYEIQATDPSELDLDVLRDRAH from the exons GTTGCTGGGGATTGTAAGGAGACATTCTTAGAGCTTCAGAGGAAGAAGACTCACCGCTATGTAATCTTCAAGATCGATGAAAAGCAGAAAGCGGTTGTAGTGGAGAAAACTGGAGGCGCAACTGAGAGCTATGATGATTTCATTGCTTCTCTCCCTGAAAATGATTGCCGATATGCAATCTATGATTTCGACTTTGTTACTGAGGAGAACTGCCAGAAAagcaagattttttttgttgcttg GTCTCCTTCCGTGTCCCGCATCCGAGCTAAGATGCTTTATGCTACTTCCAAGGACCGATTCAGGCGAGAACTAGATGGTATTCACTACGAGATTCAGGCGACTGATCCGTCGGAGCTGGACCTCGATGTTCTCAGAGACCGTGCGcattaa